DNA sequence from the Poecilia reticulata strain Guanapo linkage group LG19, Guppy_female_1.0+MT, whole genome shotgun sequence genome:
TTTAAAGTAAAcaggaaaaatgcaaaatattttgtattttgtccctAATATTTCAGGCAGGGTAAAAGCTACAATGGTGCTGACACCAGAAAACCATTCTATGACATCTTACCTTTACAGAGGTACCAAAAGTTTCTTATTAAATCTAATAGCTGTGAGGCTATAAgtgatttacttttgtgtgtttttgtcaggcggaaatttatttatacccCTTAGTGTGTAAGAGgttaagtgtgacaaacatgcaaaaaaacaggaaataaggaAGGGGGCAAActctttttcacaccactgtatatttagagaaaattgtgttttcctctaaaatggaaaatttatATAGGGTttgtaaagtttaaatattgagagcttttgaaaaataaaacagcaactgtTTGAGACAAACTGTCTAgtttttgtcaaacaagattgaaaacataacattaaaaacaagcagtgtggggttttttttcaggacattttttatttgaataaaaagtgCAGTTTTAGCTAGCAATACAAGCCAAAAGGCTGAATAAATGGTGTACATCTATTTACATCTTGGCTCCCAGCATACATGAACCAAGCTACAATCTAAATTTTACACAATAGACAATTTAGTAAagggctttctttttttttctgtttaaaaaatttagtggttttaaaatgtgctgcacTCTTGTTTCTGCAACACTGGCCTTAATGGACTCACTTAAATTTGgtcctttgaaaataaaactaatgagAAAAGTCATGTTATTAAGGGAATCCAGTGGCGTTCAACAAGTTTTCGGCTTGTGCTTCAGTCTCCTGGCCTATTTAAAGTCTTGGGAAGCAATCCGGGGGTTTTTACTCCACATGGTTGTAATATCTGAGCAGATTCAAGACGTTTCCATCTAAGTGGTGGATTTTTTCTCCCATtcctataaaaagaaaaagcaacagcagCTTTAACTCAAAAGTAAAGACTTAATAATTCAAGCTGTAGCCTCGGCATCTGCTGCAGTCCAGCCTCACCTTGGCTTTCTGCAGGACATTTCCTTTTGTGGCGATGATGGAAGTGGGCCTGTTTTTAAGAGCCGAGGCAGAGTTTACAGGACAGTCTGCACTCGCGCTGTTGTTGGAGGGCTGGGGAGGTGCTGGGGAAGACGACGAAGGTGATGATGAAGATGGTGGCGCTGCTTGTGTTGATAATGATAACGATGACGTTTGTGGATGAGGCAGGGTTGCAGCTTTagtctaaaagacaaaaacgacRGAGGGAGTGTTGAGTTCACGCACCAAACCCATGAGCCCTGGGTGTTTGGAGCGGGCGAAGCTCACCGCCGGAGAGTCCTGGAGGCTGCTGTCCAGCGTGGTTCCCAGTGTGAAAGGCCCCGACTCCACCTTCTTCAGACTTTCCTTCACTTCTACCAGGCGGAGCTCCACCTCCACCCTGCGGCGCTCCGCCTCCCGACACGCCTCCTCCTTCTGCTTCAGACAGGCCTCCAGCTGAGCTTGCTGCTTAGGATCTGAACACACCAGACGGCTGGCTGTCAAACGGAAAACCTCCCTACAGAGACGAGTGACAAAGCACTGAGCTGTACCCTGGCAAGCGCTCAGCTCCTCCTTTGTTTCCCTCTTCTCCTTCTTCAGGTTGGCCAGGCTGCTCCTCAcctcctccctctccttctcCAGACGATCGCGCTCGTCGATGTAGCGCAGCAGGTCCGCCTCGGTGCGGTTCTTGCCCAGTTTGATCTCAAGGGCACTGGAACTGCCTGAGAATAAAACGTCGGCATTTGTTGGTAATATTCACAGCTAAAAAGAACAGAGAATCCTTGTAGCTGTTGGACATTTTTCAAGCTGCTTTCGGGATTTGTTTGGCAGGTGGATCGTTCCGAGCGGTATTCCAACAGGTTTTTTCTGGACGATAGAtttttccagaagttattgcgataaacgataatattgttgttgatAATGCAAGATCATATTCTAAACGattagtaaactttaaattctaatgaactggaactggaagacattttaaatatccagaataaataagtaaagcaacaaaaaaaagtttgtttttaagtctttgtaaacaaaattattcttcaaaACAAGGGCGAGTTGAGACCAAAGcgccaaactgaagacttttatcatccagataaacgataaatcattattatatttaaattattgagtttcttataatttatcatgcgattaattgactTATTGATTATTATGACAGGCCTCGTGGTAACGCATTTCCCCCGCACATTGATAAAATTACATCAARAAattaagtatattttttattcattaatttcgagcagataaaaagtaaaaaaaaaagaaaaaatacataaattaaaacaagctatCATGCCTAATTGAcatgcaactttaaaaaaggAGCAGATAGAATAGCTTATGATTTCCTGCCCCTCattaatttacaaacatttaaatatccaaacaccAGATAAACTTGAATTATTTCCACATTGTATGACACTTAAACAACTTTTCTGTACATTcttaaatgtacaattatttatacattaataaaatcattttggtCCTGTGGGCACCCATTTTAAACAATATAGCTCctttttaaacagttatttGCACCTTTTTGAACTCATTTAATCCATTCCATAAATCTATCCCACACACcgataaacaaaaactatttttggttGTTCTAATacattgtttattaaatcaTAACCCCCCTCTgtgtcacaaaacatttttggtaaaCTGTTTATATTATGTGGAAGTTGATGTTTCTTGCTGTAAATAAATTGTAcggttttaaatttttacagggtcccagaataaaaaaaaccaaaaaaaaaacgggtTGTATTTTCTCAATATTCCACTTCATGTAGTATTCAAATAGATTTTCTTGTATTATGTACAACggctgtaaatttgttttgtattgccCCAAACGTTCAAACAATATGTCAAATGTGGTACAATGACAGAATTATGCAAACTAAACAAGTAGCAACACTTTTGGctagttttcattttacttgGAAGTTCATTAAaacctttactttttaaatactttcCTAAATGAGGTTGGAAAGGGAGGGATTGGGCGAAATCTGCAGATCTTGAATAATGCCAGAAATattctttgcattttgcactttccagtcatttttatgttgaatATAGTGAAAAACTGCACATTATGTTGACCTATGAATCAGCTTTTAgttccattttaaaacaaaataataaaaaaaactctgaaaagtaaTGATTGAAGGGGTTTGGATTATAGCGTCTGAAGCTGTAATGGGTGAGTCTTTCCACCAGATGGCGCCATTCCACATCGCTCAGGAACACCCGGCGACCTTTCCTGCCTCAGCACCGCCTCTAAATCTTGACGTCGTTGTTGGACCTTACCTATGGTGTAGGCCTTTGGCCGTGCTGGTTGTGGGCTGTGAGGGAACCCAGCTGGACTCTTTTGTGCTCCAGGCAAACTGAAGGCTTGTGGGACGCCCAGGCTGCTCCTCTTTGACGTCTCCTGGCTTTGAGTCTTGACAGGCTGAGGTTGTGAGGGACTCCGTGATCGCTGCTGTTCTGCTTTGCTGGGGGAAGACGCTGAATTTGGCCCATTTAACAGAGGGCTGGACTCTGGCTCGGTGCGGTTCGTTGAAGTGACCTGGAGATTAAAGCGTGGATTGATTTAATCTGTCTAAGTGTACAAAAAGAAGCTCATAAAAAAGCCGAAGCGTGGGATTAATATCCATTGATTTTCTGATAAAACTTAACTATCTTTTCAGGTGTTTATACTACAATCTACgaaagaggattagggccactggaaaaaaaaagaaacaattctAATTCtgactcagaattctgagattaaagtcagaattctgactttaatctcagaattctttaatctcagaattctgactttaatctcagaattctttaatctcagaattctgactttaatctcagaattctttaatctcagaattctaagattaaagtcagaactgttttattgttttttttccagtggccctaatcctcttccgtaacAATCCCACTTTAAGGCCTGAAAGTCTTAACTTCTTTGCtttgcatctttattttattattttatttaataatgacaGCATGGGATAAAAGTTCACTCTTCTGTTAGTGATACTCCGCCTgacaaaatgacataaaaaagcTGGATGATcaattttttatgcttttctgtttcacattAGACAGCATTTGCTAAATATTCATGGTTATGTTGATGATACTCAGCAATAGTTCTCCAAAAAGTCAGATAAATCAATTTGTTCAGATGAATAGTTCCCaaacttttcagcttttgaCTTCAACTATTGTCACTACAAAGGAATTTAATAACAGTGCCAACATTAGTAACTTCAGTTCCTATCAATTGTAACATTTATGGTACAAACTTGCTTAAccattattgttttaaaaactttaaggAAACGTATTCATTCTGAGACATCCGTCATTGTGATCAGGTTTTTGGGACAAACGTTTTCCatcaaaacaactaaaatgagAAACGTTTAATCTGACAAACTAGTGAATTCATTTCTAACATCCAGACTGAATGATCACAGATCTATTATTATTGGAATGTCCAAAAAAcgaagaaaatcaacaaaaaccaAGAGCTTATCTCCAgtagctactttttactttttaaagctCTGAATGCCGTGttaaagatttaattatttaacattttccctCAATGGTAGACTTTGTACTGGTTATTTCTAGAGCTTCTAGAAACTAGCTCTAGCTAGCTCCCTGCAGAATCATTTCTCCTTCTTTCTACTTTAAACTTTCCAAACTGGAGTATCAGTATGCTGggataaagattttcttttcttcttctcaccTGAAAAGCTTTCAGACcttgtttttgtggattttatgtCTACTTCCCATTCGCATCTATTGTTTGGGATGTTTAGACTTTTGGCGGACGAGGGCTGGGACAAATCTTAGATTATCTACCTCTTTAACTTGGCAAGAGGAATCCTTCTGGCCCTCTCCTGGGATTGGACAAACTCTAGGAGTTTCCTTGAGAGGCGGAGAAGCTTTGGCTCCGCAGGCCGTGTGGAGGAAGGAGCGCATCGGGACCAAGTCCAGGTAGATTCTGTTGTCGCTCTCTTGCTCTGTGGCATTGTCTGGCTGTGTTGCATTGTGATCCTGGGGATTGTTTTCTTCCTCACAGCTCGGCTGGGTATCCTCCTCAGCATCCTGCGTGATATGGGAGTAGGATGTTAGTGATGGAAAGCAGCCGGACGATTGTTGTCAAAGTGAAACCGAAAATAGCGCAACCCATCGGGGATTATTCGTTTCCAAGCCTACCTCGGGATCAGCTATTGATGCCACGTCATCGTAAATCTCATCAGAGTTTTGAGGAATAGACGGGAGGGCGTCTATGTACGTATTCGACTCCGAATATCTCCTTTGCATCAAGctggagagaaacaaaagtcTCAGCCAGATGTTTCATGGCAGTGGAGAGCTGCGAGTCCTCGGGTGAATAACTTACTGAAAGGACGTCTTTGCGGCGGTGACGATGGTGCAGACCCTTTCGGAGTCGACGTAGTCGTACGTCAGGTCCTCCGGGTCCGTTTTGGTTCCCGTCTGTGACAGCAGGAGGCCCAACCAGTGACCCATATCTGCTGAAGTTTTCGCCTGGGAGAAGAACGGGAGGAGAGAAGAAGGAATGTGCGctcaatgcaaaacaaacacttgcAACATCCTGGGTCTGAAGCCACATGGGTTTATGTTACATGCCATCCATCGCTTTGGATTAATGAAACGATTGCTACAACAGTATTTAAGATGTGAACAGTTTGCTACTTACAACATGTTGCAGAACTATTCACGCCCCTCAAGTTTTTCAAGTTTTGTAACGTTACGGCTTCAAACTTCAATGTAACttgtttgaattttatgtgGCAAACCAAGACAAAGTtgagcacaaataaaaatgtgaaaattttgcATCTGCTTTCATTCGTGCCCCTTATAATGTGAtaacactaaataaaattaagaaattctTGAATAAATCCAGTTAATCTGCGTGTTTTTAATGAACATCGGTGAACAAAAAGGACTGTGGCAACGATGTGGAGAAATCTATTTCAACATTGATGTGGCGTCTCTGAAGGAGATGCAGACATCCACAGATCACGAGGCAGAATCGATCAAGAAGACGTCTACAGGTTGTGCACTCCACCGAACTGGACTCAATTGGCAAGAAGGAAgccattttgaaagaaaactgtaTGATTTATCGTTTAAAGTTTGCCCCACGCCACGTAGAGCACTCGGCGCTCTGTCAGAATATagcaaaactgaacatttttttcttgtgagcAAGGAAATGTGCAGCAGAAAACCAACACTGCACATCATCCTGAACACACTATATCCACGGTGAAATGCGGAGGAGGCAGCATTATggtttcttcagcagggacagggaagttTGAAATGAATGAAGCTAAATACATGGAAATCTAGGATAAAAACttgttaaatacagaaaaaaaagacctaaaATTAAGGCAAAGGCTCAACTTCCAACAGGATGACCCTAAATATACAGATTCAGACAGAGCAACATGAGGATaatacggaagaggattagggccactggaaaaaacaaaatctgattttaatctcagaattctacaattaaagtcagaaatcggatttttttcttcttttttccagtggccctaatcctcttccgcaGGATAATCTACATCAAAGCACAAACCTATTTGAAAATCACTGAGGTTCCGCCATTTTACCAAGAAGAATAGGTAAATGGGGCTGctcagtggcgcagttggtagagctgttgcattgcagcaagaaggttctgggttcaattcccggccccggtctttctgcatggagtttgcatgttctccctgtgcatggtgggttttctccaggtactccggtttcctcccacagtccaaaaacatgactgttaggttaattggcctctccaaattgcccctaggtgtgagtgtgtgtgtgcatggttgtgtgtcctgtttgtctctgtgttgccctgcgacagcgttttaactaaaactcttgagttttttttttctctttttcactgtttattcaatgtcacatgccatgtttttatgtctttaatttctttttatttcttttctatgttttaatgatgtaaagccccccagaaaacgtcccagttaaacgtcgtttaactaaAGTTAAAGAGCGTTTtgactaaaactctgaggtttaaggccagttaaacaacgtttaactgacgtcctaaaaggggtgtgggttttaatgtttttatctttaaatctctttctctttctcaccgtttattcaatgtcacatgctgtttttattttaatcatgtaaagcactttgaaatgccttgctgctgaaatgtgctatacaaataaaattttattgattgattgattgattgacagcctggcaacctgtccagggtgaacccgcctctcgccccgaacgttagctggagatgggcaccggcaaccctcccgacccactaagggacaagggtgtaaagaagatggatggatggatggatggatggatggatggatggatggatggatggatggatggatggatggatgaataggTAAATGTAGTCTCTAATCCCAGTGATCGGTGGCTCTATAAAGTCAGGTTTAGAGGAGGCTGAATTGAACTGCATGTCATACTTTTAAAAGCTTCCTTCCCTCTTGGTAGACATGACATCATAAAATCTCCCCAAATAGGTTGaagtttttatgctttaataATGCTGTAGCAGATTTCGACCAgacacacaaatatataaaacaaccGCTTAACTTTTAGTGATCCTTGTGTTTGAACTATATGAAACCATAAGTATAAAACTCCCTCTGAGTGTCTACATACAGTTTCTCTGAACCAATGATtagtttggaaaaataaaaaaggaggaggcCTCAGGACTAAATAATAAATTCCTAAGCTTATGACCAAATACGCACAGCAGCTGGGTGGTACTGAAGGACTAATGAAAGAGGGTGTAGCTTTAGTCTCTGAAATCCCAGCACAACCACACCCTTCACATCCAtccacgcacgcacgcacacacacacacacgcacacacacacacccccccccacacacacacacacacacacaccagcacacGGGACCACCCTTGTGTGAATGCATATCTCATATACCCCAAGTCAGATGTTAGCagaatgtgtatttttaaaataagttggtGTTAGGGGTTGTTTTAGACTTAGCTTGTTTGTCAGATCAGCATTAAATCAGTCAGTTCTTATGAGAAAATGAGCCATGGACAGGAAACGCACCACATCCGATCAGGTGTCAGGATCTATTTACAATAACGTTTGCTGAATCAGCACATGCAGCGAAATACCGCTGTGCTGTGGTCAGGTTAAACGTAACAGAAAGTGTGCAAAGTCTTAAGCGTTTATTTGATCTCCTGTTTGAGAGAAACACAGCGTTTATCTACCTCTAATGTCGCAATCTGTGTGCCGTCAAAGTCGATCCTGAAAGAGTAGAGGTGCTCGGGGATGGGGTCGGGCAAAACGCTGCAGCCCTCCAGGGTCACCGCTGGTTGGCTCACTTTGTTCTTCCCCTTGTCTTGGTAAAACCACAGCTGCCCGTTTTTTATGAGACACCAGCAGGTCCGCCACTGGCTGTTCACCAGAATGTTCAGgtaacctttaaaaaaagaaacgaaacCTTGATCAGGAGGCATCTGTTTACAGCTGGAAATATTAAAAGCTCAGGAAATGACTGTCACTGTGGAGGAAAGCAGTTGAAACATTGtccatttaaattttatgaCGTTTAAGCAAACCACTAGATTCATGAAACAGGCACATGATTTCGTACGTTTTGTATTTAACCAGAATCAAAGTTTATGATGTTTTAAGCTGAATAATCAAGGAGTCATATCAaaacatgttagcattagcctaGCCTGAACATCTTGCCTCTGCTGCCGAACTTTTCATGAAGACTGTGGATGATTTatctttagaattttttttaaacaattctgCTTTTATGTAACATGAGAACTGAGGACAATATTCAATAGTGATTAGAGAACATACCCGCTTGCAGGTAGCCGAAATCCACAAATATTTGAGACTTCCTCTAAAAACACTGCTAATTGCATATTCTAATAGTTCAAACTCCAACTATACCTTGATATGCTTAAATTCAAATCCCTTATTAGCAAAGAACATCTCTAAGATGCATTTTCTTCACTGTCTTGGTTTATATAAGCAGCAATAAAATACAACCAGCAGTTTTGTCAATGGCTATGTTTACGCTGCTGCCTGAAGTGACGCAATTCCTATTTATTTTTCCGTAATGCGACTTGtgtctgatcttttcatgacagtctgaacaactcTGGTCAGATTTTTTTCGAATGCGACACAGATCACTTggatatccgatacgtatctgATATTTTCAAATGCGACCCAAGTCCGAACggccaggtcgcattcatcccaTCCAACGTCAACGTcattgatactcgacaaacgtcactattctgcgtcctgatacgcgcaagcgggaggaaaaacaacaatcatggcggattaagttgttaatatgctggaTCCGGTCagacaacaactttaaaatcataAACTATGCTCCACCGTtggcatccatgtttacttccgcaaacactgagcacgctcTCTACGTGACGTTagtgcgccctctactgcgcatgcgggacactttcaggtcacACTGGAGATCACATACAAGTCTTATATTTGGAAGAGAGAACGATCAcgccttaaaaaataaaaataaaatacgatttgacaaaacaaaaacatttgaattggGTCTCTTCAGGGTGCAGCGTGAAAGCAGCCTATTtgtaattttgcaaaaaataaaaaataaaaaaaatagtactGCTTATAAAAAATATCAGTTGAGCATAAAGCAGAATACTTTTGACAGTAAAACACCAATGCAGTCATCAAATTGGAATGACTTCAGGAGGCATGAATGAAACAGAGTGAAGTAGACCTGTGGTTACCTGAGGTGTCGACGCTTTTCTCGGGGCTCTCCAGCGAAGATGGTTTTTTCTTCCCAATGTTCATCAGGTTGCTGAACATTAAACCTGGGccatattttttcttcactaTAGcgacaaagaggaaaaaaaaaagaagctattttttttaatgtgaaaatacaAGAATTGGCTTCCTGAACCAATGTTGGATGTGTTTGACTATCAAAGTAAAATTCACTcaccatctttgttttctgtggttTCTGTATGgctgtctgtgctgctgccacTCTCTGAAGCCAGCGAGTGTCTCTCATTCAGATCCCCCTGTGTGTTTGTATGAACAATTTATTAATTTCAGAAGCAAatttttcaagaaataaaagatttttgatCCCACTGGTTTATCTAAAACTCCAGAGGTCTAGTacatgtaaagaaaatattagaaCAAGCATACCTTAGTGCAAATAAGCCGTGGGGAGTCTGATGCAGAATGTTGAGGATCACAGCTTTCAGCTGGCTTGGGACTTATCTCCTGAATAACCTAACATGTATAAACACatccatgtgtttttttcccccacacttTAGccttaaaataattgaaaatattgcagagaaacacagaaaatcgATCACCTTAAGCCACTGCTCAGTTTGCTCTTTGCTCTGCAGGCCTAACACTATGGCCTCGCCTCCTACTGGGATGATCTTCAGCTTGTGCTCTTTTttctttggctgtttttctttgtatatcACACTGCAGCCTAACAGGCTCACGTCCAGCAGTGGTGTCTGGTCCTTGGAGCTTTTGTAGcactaagaaaaataaagaaaccaggGTGACTTCATCTCTACGGTGCGTGCTGACAACATGTTCTCCAGTTTTACAGCGCAGCAGTAATTCATTGAGGTTTGTGGGCAGTTGTCTGCACTCAACTTTCTCAAGAATCTTTCATTACGTTTCAGTCACGTTGTGGCTTTGGACTTTGAGAAAAACAGTGCAGCATCGTTTTTCAGCTGGGCTGACAATTGGTTAAAACACCTGGAGTTCACAGTAAACACCAACAGGA
Encoded proteins:
- the afap1l2 gene encoding actin filament-associated protein 1-like 2, which translates into the protein MNSACYQADDNLDALVNGKAAKFVPVPQKNLPDLPPPRTGVVGREPFPLPPIPAPACIDPSESYYEEAQPYEETANDLARSGLLSEPWTRVLSSDCVVYAVITGEDGDAVSSSYESYDEEEVTREKSPSAQHQWPSAEASIELMKDARICAFLWRKKWLGQWAKQLCVIKDHRLLCYKSSKDQTPLLDVSLLGCSVIYKEKQPKKKEHKLKIIPVGGEAIVLGLQSKEQTEQWLKVIQEISPKPAESCDPQHSASDSPRLICTKGDLNERHSLASESGSSTDSHTETTENKDVKKKYGPGLMFSNLMNIGKKKPSSLESPEKSVDTSGYLNILVNSQWRTCWCLIKNGQLWFYQDKGKNKVSQPAVTLEGCSVLPDPIPEHLYSFRIDFDGTQIATLEAKTSADMGHWLGLLLSQTGTKTDPEDLTYDYVDSERVCTIVTAAKTSFHLMQRRYSESNTYIDALPSIPQNSDEIYDDVASIADPEDAEEDTQPSCEEENNPQDHNATQPDNATEQESDNRIYLDLVPMRSFLHTACGAKASPPLKETPRVCPIPGEGQKDSSCQVKEVTSTNRTEPESSPLLNGPNSASSPSKAEQQRSRSPSQPQPVKTQSQETSKRSSLGVPQAFSLPGAQKSPAGFPHSPQPARPKAYTIGSSSALEIKLGKNRTEADLLRYIDERDRLEKEREEVRSSLANLKKEKRETKEELSACQDPKQQAQLEACLKQKEEACREAERRRVEVELRLVEVKESLKKVESGPFTLGTTLDSSLQDSPATKAATLPHPQTSSLSLSTQAAPPSSSSPSSSSPAPPQPSNNSASADCPVNSASALKNRPTSIIATKGNVLQKAKEWEKKSTT